The proteins below are encoded in one region of Peribacillus muralis:
- a CDS encoding DNRLRE domain-containing protein, with amino-acid sequence MFKLRKYIASILVFTLLCSILPAYTGASDKPEVTQVYQAEKELVATDNLDEVIKERTESAKTFTDGEGNFVKEIYPEDIHNKVDGKYKPISEELVEKEHKGYIETETTNLESMFPEKLGEDKPVIYQSGEHKLSFEVTHASDGEKQTKPTYSSGSVIEENSITHKSLYPNIDLRHVALNNEVKEDWIMNEYDGINEFHYTIQTDLYGQVERDGSIGFYENESKEKPIFTLPKPVMVDSNYNETLGDGVRSTEIHYELKKSDDRYELVLHASKEWLASPKRVFPIYIDPSVSIEALGDTFVMSAYPNNNYNKEWDPSQGEYVLKTGYYDNTTGTNYPFIKFSVIGDLKGATIDSAELAAYVTHSYYVDKKTDIWVDEVKAQWYVDQLTWNNKPSSNKITSTSVARDQWAYFDVKNTIQAWVNGTRPNYGFKFHTNGNGKTHWKKITAAESAKKAKLVISYHYEKMKEPTVSSYSYGEGKADGYIDVKWASVYGANSYDLQMYDGKSYQTIYSGTGTSWSSKGKKIFPKSPYTTSSTYRTDGTGIELPVNPSEFYSEKSGTPTTKKDYGFRVVAKFTNGNSPVSTAIFKTIPVIQVGIPDLPTVKPYAYPETDSVNKGRGWLDISWKPVANATGYKVMIWNGTKYKEFTVGKITSVSTKGKKLWPTDTDLKNGLKELYPVELDKSTSVGKGTELPMDPSQTYGNGSNRYSIRVKAISAAGDSASSDVNYGYIPLYAPKNAKLTSNLADMVNNKSSLTVKWDATPSAKYYEIKISDDKTTKTHQIKGVTSFTTEPTYGAASNYSATVKAYFVDDDNASETEQGKITGNRGLSPASNKATASVDPREDLNGLEDYFTYEDHSFGHATASVNVTTGNMALAFTDQSLFTRGPLGFNFTRYYNTRSTRTSALGKSWTFAGNENLVEVDATSTEPAKVLYYDEDGTKHEFSYDSSNKKYISPKGKYLTLTKETVNGAQGFSLKEKDGFAKMFEATPGKTKEYRLSAYKDKNQNTIRFFYNQDKLSEISEVNQTGEKIRTSIQLTYNNDGLINKVAYGSNWKELGYQNKQLTSIVTKDSRTTESITEKLTYHSLGQLAAYLDGKGNETKFLYDENELKVFDKQEKDASISVSTTYRYDQAKNEFTVTDTDDNETVYKRDTKNGTYAVSEIKNSDETTSSFQYDDQYNLLHSIDEKGTTRTFSYDANGNLKSSTDSNGTTLYEYDEKNRITKITDPSGSSTINTYRGENLSKRKIGEEITSFDYDLFGREIKVIYPNNTFEEVIYDDLTDTVKVRDANGQVSSTSYDQFGNVKIKKDAGERRLSYEYHPLMIDIITAVIDGKGKTTKYQYDKSGKLTKLTDALGRNKIYEYNDNNQVTKASLPGMLYTYHYNSNGNLDREVTPSGNILTYSYDEMDQAESVTVSNPSNGEVLKWDQTYNEWGLLSKVTFQDLKSKQNILQKSLDYNSLSLLESYTRGNFRINYKYNENEQPLSVMLNYTQGVNPWKVEKSLTYTDEGNKDVQTVRVGAQKYMIFEKVDDLTNNQEKVIVNENLYQQTNIFNKSNLLEGVFYNKGTGTLLEYSYTYDGSGNILKEKSTNGDTRFTYDENSQLIQEVLPDGSINKYNYDDVGNRKESIRGKHTDTFKYNASNQIETKNGKGYLYDKDGNLLQDDQYKFEYNVLGYQTRISDLQGNEIARYEYDETGLRTKKYLGLNIHEYYYDDTQLSFEVISKGDTIVQYRNYQWDEDTPLGMIIREKDESGNWEDHVFHYWTNIRGDVLTIRDNEGKEVGSYIYDSYGNLLGEKGSLAQENPIRYAGYYYDSESKNYYLKARYYNPANGSFLSLDPYSGDDNSISQNGYNYAGNNPVKYVDPEGHFWTYLVRGGMWVWKGGKWAWKKGKNLYKKVTIPTTKFSAKKLQKKFKHADDFGVKGNYSKKNAAKFEDALKKHIKNADEIIESKYHGDKVYVFLKGKKGVLVDPKGNFVSGWKFSSDQLNYHRKNGYRLK; translated from the coding sequence TTGTTTAAACTCAGAAAGTACATTGCTTCGATCTTGGTTTTTACTTTGTTATGCAGCATCTTGCCAGCGTATACAGGGGCCAGTGACAAACCTGAGGTTACTCAGGTCTATCAAGCCGAAAAGGAACTAGTGGCCACTGACAATTTGGATGAAGTAATAAAAGAAAGAACCGAAAGTGCAAAAACCTTCACGGATGGGGAAGGAAACTTTGTTAAAGAGATTTATCCTGAAGATATACATAACAAAGTGGACGGGAAGTATAAACCCATTTCAGAAGAGTTAGTGGAAAAAGAACATAAAGGCTACATTGAAACGGAAACAACAAACTTGGAATCTATGTTTCCTGAAAAATTAGGGGAAGATAAACCTGTAATTTATCAGTCAGGAGAACATAAGCTATCCTTTGAGGTAACACATGCCTCAGATGGAGAGAAACAGACGAAACCAACTTATAGTTCGGGGTCAGTCATAGAAGAAAATTCAATCACGCATAAATCTTTATACCCGAATATCGATCTTCGCCATGTTGCCTTAAATAATGAGGTAAAAGAAGATTGGATCATGAATGAATATGATGGAATCAATGAATTTCACTATACGATTCAAACGGATTTATACGGTCAAGTTGAAAGAGACGGATCAATAGGATTCTATGAAAACGAATCGAAAGAGAAACCGATTTTCACCTTACCAAAGCCGGTGATGGTCGATTCAAACTATAACGAGACGTTAGGCGATGGTGTCCGATCAACGGAAATCCATTACGAACTCAAAAAGTCGGACGATAGGTATGAATTAGTTTTACATGCCAGTAAAGAATGGCTCGCTTCGCCTAAGCGGGTTTTCCCTATTTATATTGATCCTTCTGTCTCAATTGAGGCATTGGGAGACACATTCGTGATGAGTGCTTATCCTAATAACAATTACAATAAAGAGTGGGATCCATCACAAGGGGAATATGTATTAAAAACAGGATATTATGATAACACAACAGGAACGAATTACCCGTTCATAAAATTCAGTGTAATCGGGGATTTAAAGGGTGCGACCATTGATTCTGCTGAATTAGCCGCCTATGTGACGCATTCCTATTATGTCGATAAAAAAACCGATATATGGGTAGATGAGGTAAAAGCACAATGGTATGTAGATCAATTGACTTGGAACAATAAACCATCTTCCAATAAAATAACGAGTACGTCCGTTGCTAGAGATCAATGGGCTTATTTTGATGTTAAAAATACTATCCAGGCTTGGGTTAACGGCACTAGACCCAACTATGGCTTTAAGTTCCATACGAATGGAAATGGCAAAACGCATTGGAAAAAAATCACGGCAGCAGAAAGTGCCAAAAAAGCTAAACTGGTCATAAGTTACCACTACGAAAAAATGAAGGAACCGACAGTCAGTTCCTATTCCTATGGTGAAGGGAAGGCTGACGGCTATATCGATGTTAAGTGGGCTTCTGTTTATGGAGCAAATTCTTATGATTTACAAATGTATGATGGAAAGAGTTATCAGACCATTTATTCTGGGACAGGAACTAGTTGGTCCTCCAAGGGTAAAAAAATATTTCCTAAATCACCATACACAACTAGTTCCACTTACCGGACAGATGGAACTGGAATCGAGTTGCCCGTAAATCCAAGTGAATTTTATAGTGAAAAAAGCGGAACGCCGACTACAAAAAAAGACTATGGATTCCGTGTAGTAGCCAAGTTTACTAATGGCAATAGTCCCGTTTCAACGGCCATTTTCAAAACAATTCCCGTTATTCAAGTGGGAATTCCGGATCTTCCAACAGTAAAACCATATGCGTACCCGGAAACGGATTCAGTGAATAAAGGACGTGGCTGGTTAGATATATCCTGGAAACCGGTGGCGAATGCCACGGGATATAAAGTCATGATATGGAACGGTACAAAATATAAAGAATTTACGGTAGGAAAAATAACCAGTGTCAGTACGAAGGGGAAAAAGCTCTGGCCTACGGATACGGATTTGAAAAATGGGTTGAAGGAACTTTATCCAGTCGAATTAGACAAATCGACAAGCGTGGGCAAAGGAACAGAATTGCCGATGGATCCTAGCCAGACTTATGGAAACGGATCAAACCGCTATAGTATCAGAGTCAAAGCCATATCAGCAGCAGGAGACTCGGCTTCATCCGATGTGAACTATGGATACATCCCACTCTATGCCCCTAAAAATGCAAAGCTAACGAGTAACTTAGCGGATATGGTCAATAACAAAAGCAGCTTGACCGTGAAGTGGGATGCGACTCCTTCTGCCAAGTATTACGAGATTAAGATTTCTGATGATAAAACAACGAAAACACATCAAATAAAAGGCGTAACTTCTTTCACAACTGAACCGACTTATGGAGCTGCTTCAAATTATTCGGCAACGGTTAAAGCCTATTTTGTGGACGACGATAATGCTTCAGAAACAGAGCAAGGTAAAATTACGGGAAATCGTGGTTTAAGCCCTGCTTCGAATAAAGCAACCGCATCAGTTGATCCTAGAGAAGATTTAAACGGGTTAGAAGATTATTTCACTTATGAAGATCACTCCTTCGGACATGCAACAGCGAGTGTCAATGTAACGACGGGGAATATGGCATTGGCGTTCACCGATCAATCCCTTTTCACACGAGGGCCTTTAGGGTTTAATTTTACCCGTTACTATAATACACGCTCAACTCGTACTTCTGCTCTTGGAAAGAGCTGGACATTTGCCGGAAATGAAAACCTTGTAGAAGTGGATGCGACGAGCACGGAACCAGCAAAAGTCCTTTATTATGATGAAGACGGAACCAAACATGAATTTAGCTATGATTCTAGCAATAAAAAATATATCTCTCCAAAAGGGAAATATTTAACACTAACAAAGGAAACAGTTAATGGTGCACAAGGATTTAGCTTGAAAGAAAAAGATGGATTTGCCAAGATGTTCGAGGCAACTCCAGGTAAAACGAAAGAATATCGCTTATCTGCTTACAAGGATAAGAATCAAAATACGATCCGCTTCTTTTACAATCAAGACAAGTTATCCGAAATTTCAGAAGTCAATCAAACAGGCGAAAAGATACGGACTAGTATTCAATTAACCTATAACAATGATGGCTTAATCAATAAAGTAGCTTACGGAAGTAATTGGAAGGAACTAGGATATCAGAATAAGCAGTTAACGTCTATCGTAACGAAAGACTCGCGCACAACGGAAAGTATCACCGAAAAGCTTACTTATCATTCTCTCGGCCAACTAGCAGCTTATCTAGATGGCAAGGGAAATGAAACGAAATTTCTTTATGATGAAAACGAATTGAAAGTATTCGACAAACAAGAAAAAGATGCATCCATATCCGTCTCTACCACGTACCGTTATGATCAGGCAAAAAATGAATTTACGGTGACAGATACAGACGACAATGAGACGGTTTATAAACGTGATACGAAAAATGGAACGTATGCCGTTAGCGAGATTAAGAATAGTGATGAAACGACTTCCAGCTTCCAATATGATGATCAATATAATTTGTTACATTCTATCGATGAAAAAGGTACAACCAGAACGTTTAGTTACGATGCTAACGGAAATTTAAAAAGCAGTACAGACTCTAATGGTACGACCTTATATGAATATGATGAAAAAAACAGAATTACCAAAATTACTGATCCATCAGGAAGTTCAACAATAAACACCTATAGAGGTGAAAACTTGTCAAAAAGGAAGATTGGTGAGGAAATAACTTCCTTTGATTATGATTTATTTGGTCGTGAAATAAAAGTAATATATCCTAACAATACATTTGAGGAAGTAATTTATGACGATTTAACGGATACAGTTAAAGTAAGGGACGCTAATGGTCAGGTTTCAAGCACCTCTTATGATCAATTTGGGAATGTGAAAATAAAAAAAGATGCTGGTGAAAGAAGATTATCTTACGAATACCACCCATTAATGATTGATATAATAACCGCTGTTATAGATGGGAAAGGTAAAACTACTAAATACCAATATGATAAAAGTGGGAAGTTGACTAAACTAACTGATGCTTTAGGCCGAAATAAAATCTACGAATATAATGACAATAATCAGGTTACTAAAGCAAGCTTACCAGGTATGTTATATACCTATCACTACAACTCGAATGGTAATTTAGATAGGGAAGTAACTCCTTCTGGAAATATTTTAACCTATTCATACGATGAAATGGATCAAGCAGAGAGTGTGACAGTCTCTAATCCATCTAATGGGGAAGTTTTAAAGTGGGATCAAACATATAATGAATGGGGATTATTATCAAAGGTAACTTTTCAAGATTTAAAATCCAAACAAAACATTCTACAAAAATCTTTGGATTATAATAGCCTTTCCTTATTAGAATCTTATACACGAGGAAACTTTAGAATTAATTATAAGTATAATGAGAACGAACAACCATTAAGTGTGATGCTTAACTATACTCAAGGAGTAAATCCTTGGAAGGTTGAGAAATCATTAACTTATACAGATGAAGGAAATAAGGATGTTCAGACAGTTCGAGTTGGCGCTCAAAAATATATGATTTTTGAGAAAGTTGATGATTTAACTAACAATCAAGAAAAAGTTATTGTTAATGAAAATCTCTATCAGCAAACAAATATATTTAATAAAAGTAACCTTCTAGAGGGGGTTTTTTATAATAAAGGCACTGGTACGCTTCTTGAATATTCTTATACTTATGATGGTTCTGGAAATATTTTAAAAGAAAAGAGTACTAATGGTGATACACGTTTTACTTATGATGAGAATAGTCAATTAATTCAAGAGGTATTACCGGATGGAAGCATAAATAAATATAACTACGATGATGTTGGTAACCGTAAAGAAAGTATTCGAGGTAAACATACTGATACCTTTAAGTATAATGCATCTAATCAAATTGAAACAAAAAATGGAAAAGGATATCTGTATGATAAAGATGGAAACTTACTACAAGATGATCAATACAAATTTGAATATAATGTTCTTGGATATCAAACTAGAATTTCTGATTTACAGGGTAATGAAATAGCCCGTTACGAGTATGACGAAACCGGATTGCGAACTAAGAAGTATTTAGGTTTAAATATTCATGAATATTATTATGATGATACTCAATTATCCTTCGAAGTTATAAGTAAGGGAGATACTATCGTACAATATAGAAATTACCAATGGGATGAAGACACGCCTCTAGGGATGATTATTCGTGAAAAAGATGAAAGTGGTAACTGGGAGGATCATGTGTTTCACTATTGGACGAATATTCGTGGCGATGTTTTAACGATACGTGATAACGAAGGAAAAGAAGTAGGATCTTATATTTATGATTCTTATGGGAATTTATTAGGGGAAAAAGGGAGTCTTGCACAAGAAAATCCGATTCGATATGCAGGGTATTATTATGATTCAGAAAGCAAGAACTACTATCTTAAAGCTCGTTACTATAATCCAGCGAATGGTAGCTTTTTATCATTAGATCCATATTCTGGAGATGATAATTCAATTTCACAGAATGGATATAATTATGCAGGAAATAACCCTGTTAAATATGTAGATCCGGAAGGACATTTTTGGACGTACCTCGTTAGAGGAGGTATGTGGGTTTGGAAGGGAGGAAAATGGGCTTGGAAAAAGGGGAAAAATTTATATAAAAAAGTCACAATCCCTACTACCAAATTTTCAGCCAAAAAGTTACAGAAGAAGTTTAAACATGCAGATGATTTTGGTGTGAAGGGGAATTATTCCAAAAAAAATGCTGCTAAATTTGAAGATGCTCTAAAAAAGCATATAAAGAATGCTGACGAAATTATTGAATCAAAATACCATGGTGATAAGGTTTATGTTTTTCTCAAGGGTAAAAAAGGAGTCTTAGTTGATCCCAAAGGCAATTTTGTGAGTGGATGGAAGTTTTCTTCTGATCAATTAAATTATCATAGGAAAAATGGATATAGACTAAAATAA
- a CDS encoding Imm64 family immunity protein has translation MTNILSLGIVYENSFDKSEELQSIIQYFLNLKSDIVGIKISMDEDGENWLESERNGKNFILDYTLLTEKYFGEILIQLNDFWSLNGLSLTLRIVKENDFFGYLLDFEMEQLLNRYSLDLINELIIDLVKDIYSVTKFNYAFCDHDSEIEYSPSQYKDIVEAYSILILPRAKNGFDVIKNNWQIDGITSRNKI, from the coding sequence ATGACTAATATCTTATCTTTGGGTATTGTATATGAAAATTCATTTGATAAATCTGAAGAATTACAAAGTATAATACAATATTTTTTGAATTTAAAGAGCGATATAGTTGGTATAAAGATAAGTATGGATGAAGACGGTGAGAATTGGTTAGAGAGTGAACGAAATGGAAAGAATTTTATTCTAGACTATACCTTATTAACAGAAAAATATTTTGGAGAAATACTAATTCAACTAAATGACTTTTGGAGTCTGAATGGTTTATCTTTGACGCTTCGCATTGTTAAAGAAAATGATTTCTTTGGGTATTTATTAGATTTTGAAATGGAGCAACTTCTAAATCGATATAGTCTGGATTTAATTAATGAACTAATTATTGATTTAGTAAAAGATATCTATAGCGTAACAAAATTTAATTACGCTTTTTGCGATCATGATTCAGAAATTGAGTACTCTCCTTCACAATATAAGGATATAGTGGAAGCCTATTCAATATTAATTTTACCAAGGGCAAAAAATGGCTTTGATGTAATAAAAAATAACTGGCAAATAGACGGTATTACAAGTAGAAATAAAATATAA
- a CDS encoding CPCC family cysteine-rich protein, with translation MQREKCPCCGFPTLDEREANYICELCNWEDDGQDDPNSEEVWGGPNADYSLAEARRNFKKNSTMYRDNRSIFRQCDKEFETKKSLILAFTELASCEADSLEYLSLWRKKTSYEKVLKEIVHDENERYSKNIEKNEESINLINSEVIEEVITGLLRLIENSDDLDFVQAIMIDFTEHQDANIRGTAILCLGHIASKYEKINKHLVFPIINQGLQDESTFVRKQSQSALMNINLYIK, from the coding sequence GTGCAACGTGAAAAATGCCCTTGTTGCGGCTTTCCGACATTAGACGAGCGTGAGGCTAATTATATTTGTGAACTTTGTAACTGGGAGGATGATGGACAAGACGATCCCAATTCAGAAGAAGTTTGGGGTGGTCCAAATGCAGATTATTCTCTTGCAGAAGCAAGAAGGAATTTTAAGAAAAATAGCACTATGTATCGAGATAATAGAAGTATATTTAGACAATGCGATAAAGAATTTGAAACCAAGAAATCATTAATTCTTGCGTTTACTGAATTAGCCAGTTGTGAAGCGGATTCATTGGAATATTTGTCACTTTGGCGCAAAAAAACGTCTTACGAGAAGGTCTTAAAAGAAATTGTTCATGATGAGAATGAAAGATATAGTAAAAATATAGAAAAAAATGAAGAATCCATCAACCTTATAAATTCCGAGGTTATAGAAGAAGTTATTACTGGCTTATTGAGGTTGATTGAGAATTCTGATGACCTAGATTTTGTTCAGGCTATTATGATTGATTTCACTGAACACCAGGATGCTAATATTCGTGGAACGGCTATACTTTGTCTTGGTCATATTGCAAGTAAATACGAAAAGATAAACAAACATCTGGTTTTTCCAATAATTAACCAAGGGTTACAAGATGAAAGTACTTTTGTAAGGAAACAGTCTCAATCTGCATTAATGAATATAAATTTATACATAAAATAA
- a CDS encoding PhzF family phenazine biosynthesis protein produces the protein MNNQFYFINAFSKEKFKGNPAAIVFMNENRSEKWMISLAAELNQPITTFITPNGENNYELRWFTPVSEIDLCGHGTLGAAHILWSEGFSSSKSAINFHTQSGLLRSELSGQQIILNFNIKNSSETKVTETLKRVIQLPIKSAAWAEDRFILELENQDMVHEAEPNLKAINELDGPGLIITSSGSGRYDFVSRVFAPKIGIDEDYVTGSAHCALASFWGYRLNKKEFMAYQDSKRGGELKLKIVGDKVEVIGDCITLLKGELYN, from the coding sequence ATGAACAATCAATTTTATTTCATTAATGCTTTTTCTAAGGAGAAATTCAAGGGGAATCCGGCCGCGATCGTTTTCATGAACGAGAATAGATCTGAAAAGTGGATGATCTCATTAGCAGCCGAACTCAATCAACCTATTACCACTTTTATTACACCAAATGGTGAAAATAACTATGAGCTGAGATGGTTCACACCGGTTAGTGAGATTGATTTATGTGGGCATGGTACATTAGGCGCGGCTCATATTTTGTGGAGTGAGGGTTTTTCTTCGTCAAAGTCAGCCATTAATTTTCATACTCAGTCAGGACTTCTTCGCTCCGAGTTGTCGGGACAACAAATAATCCTGAATTTCAATATAAAAAATTCATCTGAAACAAAGGTGACAGAGACATTAAAACGGGTCATTCAGCTTCCTATAAAAAGTGCTGCTTGGGCGGAAGATCGATTCATTTTAGAACTGGAAAATCAGGATATGGTTCATGAAGCGGAGCCGAATTTGAAAGCAATTAATGAACTGGACGGACCAGGGTTAATCATCACGAGTAGTGGCTCAGGTAGGTATGATTTTGTATCAAGGGTTTTTGCTCCAAAGATAGGAATTGATGAGGATTATGTTACGGGGTCTGCACACTGTGCGTTAGCCTCATTTTGGGGTTATCGTTTAAATAAAAAAGAATTTATGGCATACCAAGATTCTAAGCGCGGCGGTGAATTAAAACTGAAGATAGTAGGAGATAAGGTCGAGGTGATTGGAGATTGTATAACTTTACTGAAGGGAGAACTATATAATTAG
- a CDS encoding YdeI/OmpD-associated family protein, which produces MTNSKTNAKVDEFLSKAKKWHDEYEVLRRIVLDCELTEEYKWMHPCYTFEKKNIVLIHGFKEYCALLFHKGALLKDTHGILIQQTENVQGARQIRFTNVQEIVAIEPILKAYIQEAIEVEKAGLEVEYKKNTEIMIPEELQNKFNELPALKTAFEALTPGRQRAYFLHFSQPKQSKTRVSRVEKCTQQILDGKGLKD; this is translated from the coding sequence ATGACAAACAGTAAAACAAATGCTAAGGTTGATGAGTTTTTAAGTAAAGCTAAAAAGTGGCACGACGAATATGAGGTTTTGAGAAGGATTGTTCTTGATTGTGAGCTGACTGAAGAATATAAATGGATGCATCCTTGTTACACATTTGAGAAAAAAAACATCGTTTTAATTCACGGATTCAAAGAGTATTGTGCGCTTCTGTTCCACAAGGGCGCCTTATTAAAGGATACCCATGGGATTCTCATTCAACAAACGGAAAATGTTCAAGGGGCACGCCAGATTCGGTTCACGAATGTCCAGGAAATCGTTGCAATCGAACCCATCTTGAAAGCTTATATTCAAGAAGCCATTGAAGTTGAAAAAGCTGGTTTGGAAGTGGAGTATAAAAAGAATACTGAAATCATGATACCTGAAGAGCTTCAAAACAAATTCAATGAACTACCTGCCTTGAAAACGGCTTTTGAAGCATTGACACCTGGACGGCAAAGAGCATATTTCCTTCATTTTTCTCAACCGAAGCAATCTAAAACCCGAGTTTCTAGGGTTGAAAAATGTACGCAGCAAATTCTTGATGGAAAAGGATTAAAGGATTAG
- a CDS encoding GNAT family N-acetyltransferase → MNTLDEVVLQKYKPEHLQWLRAFELPKEQEKFTALPIKMLEITKERHPIVILHNNEPVGFFVLHSSDKVKEYTNNPRAMLLTALSINHSKQGRGFANKGMKKIQSFVTQQFPACNEIILAVNHKNVPAQKLYEKVGFKDTGTRKIGRIGEQYIYNFIIK, encoded by the coding sequence ATGAATACATTGGATGAGGTAGTTTTACAGAAATATAAACCAGAACACTTGCAGTGGTTAAGAGCATTTGAATTACCAAAAGAACAAGAAAAATTCACCGCATTACCAATCAAGATGTTGGAAATAACGAAAGAACGACATCCGATAGTGATCTTACATAATAATGAACCTGTGGGTTTTTTCGTATTACATTCGAGTGATAAGGTAAAAGAATATACAAATAACCCGAGAGCCATGTTATTAACTGCCCTTTCCATAAATCATTCCAAACAAGGCAGAGGATTTGCCAATAAAGGGATGAAAAAAATCCAGAGCTTTGTCACTCAACAATTCCCAGCGTGCAATGAAATCATTTTAGCTGTAAACCATAAAAATGTTCCTGCCCAGAAGTTATATGAAAAAGTTGGTTTTAAAGATACCGGTACAAGGAAGATAGGCAGGATCGGAGAGCAATACATATATAACTTCATTATTAAATGA
- a CDS encoding DUF402 domain-containing protein — protein MLKRKYGNRLEWKRVLERKYAQAYIDTKEMKGYITLLHTIKVAEPLSAMYEGKKVCIVDDGYMWLQQFPLEKKHSVTTMFDDKGDIVQWYIDICQENGVEHGIPYMDDLYLDIIVLPSGEVIQKDADELDEALLSGMIDKSLYDSAWNEVKVLTTLIKNGSFEGLELSCYHKALLVNELK, from the coding sequence ATGCTTAAACGAAAATATGGAAATCGATTAGAATGGAAACGTGTCTTGGAGAGAAAGTATGCACAGGCTTATATTGATACTAAAGAAATGAAGGGCTATATAACTTTATTGCATACAATAAAAGTGGCTGAACCATTATCCGCCATGTACGAAGGAAAGAAGGTTTGTATTGTTGATGATGGTTACATGTGGCTTCAACAATTTCCTTTAGAAAAAAAACATTCGGTAACAACAATGTTTGATGATAAAGGAGATATCGTGCAGTGGTATATTGATATTTGCCAAGAAAACGGAGTAGAGCATGGTATTCCCTATATGGATGATTTGTATTTAGATATCATTGTACTGCCTTCTGGTGAAGTCATTCAAAAAGACGCAGATGAGCTAGATGAGGCTTTATTAAGTGGCATGATTGATAAATCTCTATACGATTCTGCTTGGAATGAAGTGAAGGTCCTTACTACTTTAATAAAGAATGGCAGCTTTGAAGGGCTTGAGCTATCCTGCTATCATAAGGCGTTATTAGTTAATGAATTAAAGTGA
- a CDS encoding NUDIX hydrolase codes for MGEQEMLKIFNENKQPIGVASRSDVHRLGYWHEVFHCWFIINEHGMDYIYLQLRSENKKDYPNLLDITAAGHLLADESVEDGVREIKEEIGIEIAFEELVQLGVIEYCVVKDNFIDKELANAFLYKSRNTLDDFTLQVEEVSGIVKAKFNDFSQLWFYEKNELEINGFEVNKDGKTLKVKKYVNRNNFVPHQISFYQEVIQKIKERIC; via the coding sequence ATGGGAGAACAAGAGATGCTAAAGATATTTAATGAAAATAAACAACCAATCGGCGTGGCTTCACGGAGTGATGTACATAGACTTGGGTATTGGCATGAAGTGTTTCATTGCTGGTTTATCATTAATGAGCATGGAATGGATTATATATATTTACAGCTTCGCAGCGAAAATAAAAAAGACTACCCTAATCTTTTGGATATTACGGCTGCCGGACATTTATTGGCTGATGAGTCAGTTGAGGATGGAGTAAGGGAAATAAAAGAAGAGATAGGAATTGAAATAGCTTTTGAGGAATTAGTTCAATTAGGTGTTATTGAATATTGTGTTGTTAAAGACAATTTTATTGATAAAGAATTAGCAAACGCTTTTTTATACAAGAGTCGGAATACTTTGGATGACTTTACGCTTCAAGTAGAAGAAGTTTCAGGAATTGTAAAAGCCAAATTCAATGATTTTTCTCAACTTTGGTTTTATGAAAAAAATGAGCTTGAAATTAATGGTTTTGAAGTAAATAAGGATGGAAAAACGCTTAAGGTAAAAAAATATGTAAACAGAAATAACTTTGTCCCACATCAAATTTCTTTTTATCAAGAAGTTATTCAAAAGATAAAAGAACGGATATGCTGA